A genomic region of Manihot esculenta cultivar AM560-2 chromosome 15, M.esculenta_v8, whole genome shotgun sequence contains the following coding sequences:
- the LOC110600725 gene encoding endoplasmic reticulum oxidoreductin-1 isoform X2, translating into MVGSESEKTAKTEGRPWRWVITGAVIALIVALTTASINTPKISLFGLPCSCPQRYSGMVEDCCCDYETVDRLNEEVLYPSLQDLVKTPFFRYFKFKGYGPIVWQVKLGCDCPFWPDDGMCFLRDCSVCECPESEFPKAFRTPFYRGLSSDDLQCQEGKPQAAVDRTLDSKAFRGWTETDNPWTNDDETDNAEMTYVNLQLNPERYTGYSGPSARRIWDAIYSENCPKYPSEELCQEERVLYKLISGLHSSISIHIADAYLLDKSKNLWGRNTTLMYDRVLRYPDRVRNLYFTYLFVLRAVMKAADYLEQAEYDTGNPTEDLKAHSLMRQLLYNSKLQAACPLPFDEAKLWKGQRGPELKQKIQEQFRNISALMDCVGCEKCRLWGKLQVLGLGTALKILFSDDGWDHLGQTLQLQRNEVIALMNLLNRLSESVKLVHEMGPEVEMITEGQISPPTASSRLWQRMLSLFKS; encoded by the exons ATGGTGGGATCGGAGAGTGAGAAGACCGCCAAGACTGAGGGAAGGCCATGGAGATGGGTCATAACTGGTGCTGTCATTGCTCTGATTGTTGCTTTAACTACAGCTTCGATTAATACCCCAAAGATCTCTCTATTTGGACTGCCCTGTAGCTGTCCTCAG AGGTACAGTGGGATGGTGGAGGACTGTTGTTGTGACTATGAGACAGTAGACCGTCTTAATGAAGAAGTGTTGTATCCATCTCTCCAAGATCTTGTGAAAACCCCATTTTTTCGATATTTTAAG TTTAAAGGCTATGGACCAATTGTATGGCAGGTTAAGTTGGGGTGTGACTGCCCTTTCTGGCCTGATGATGGCATGTGCTTCTTGAGGGATTGCAGTGTTTGTGAATGCCCAGAAAGTGAATTCCCCAAAGCATTTAGGACACCTTTCTATCGAGGCCTTTCATCAGATGATCTTCaatgtcaagaaggaaagccTCAGGCTGCTGTTGATCGTACCCTTGATAGTAAAGCATTTAGGGGATGGACTGAAACAGACAATCCCTGGACAAATGATGATGAGACTGACAATG CTGAGATGACATATGTGAATCTTCAATTGAACCCTGAACGATACACTGGCTACTCTGGTCCATCAGCTAGAAGGATATGGGATGCTATTTATTCTGAGAACTGCCCCAAAT ATCCATCTGAAGAGTTGTGTCAAGAGGAAAGGGTATTGTACAAGCTGATATCTGGTCTTCACTCCTCTATTTCAATTCACATAGCAGATGCTTATCTACTTGACAAGTCTAAAAACTTG TGGGGCCGCAATACTACATTGATGTATGATCGGGTTTTAAGATACCCTGATCGTGTTAGAAACCTGTACTTCACGTATCTTTTTGTTCTCCGAGCTGTTATGAAG GCTGCGGATTACTTGGAACAAGCTGAATATGACACTGGTAACCCTACTGAAGATCTCAAAGCTCATTCCTTGATGAGACAACTACTCTATAATTCAAAACTTCAAGCAGCATGCCCACTCCCATTTGATGAAGCTAAGTTGTGGAAGGGTCAACGTGGACCCGAACTGAAACAGAAGATTCAAGAACAATTCAGAAACATTAG TGCATTGATGGACTGCGTAGGCTGTGAGAAGTGCCGACTTTGGGGAAAGCTTCAGGTTCTTGGTCTGGGTACTGCTCTGAAAATCCTCTTCTCTGATGATGGATGGGATCACTTGGGGCAGACT TTACAGCTACAACGGAATGAAGTGATTGCCCTGATGAATCTCCTTAATCGACTATCAGAATCTGTCAAACTTGTCCATGAAATGGGACCTGAAGTTGAAATGATTACGGAAGGACAGATTTCTCCACCCACTGCTTCAAGTAGACTATGGCAAAGAATGCTATCGTTATTTAAATC CTAA
- the LOC110600725 gene encoding endoplasmic reticulum oxidoreductin-1 isoform X1 — MVGSESEKTAKTEGRPWRWVITGAVIALIVALTTASINTPKISLFGLPCSCPQRYSGMVEDCCCDYETVDRLNEEVLYPSLQDLVKTPFFRYFKFKGYGPIVWQVKLGCDCPFWPDDGMCFLRDCSVCECPESEFPKAFRTPFYRGLSSDDLQCQEGKPQAAVDRTLDSKAFRGWTETDNPWTNDDETDNAEMTYVNLQLNPERYTGYSGPSARRIWDAIYSENCPKYPSEELCQEERVLYKLISGLHSSISIHIADAYLLDKSKNLWGRNTTLMYDRVLRYPDRVRNLYFTYLFVLRAVMKAADYLEQAEYDTGNPTEDLKAHSLMRQLLYNSKLQAACPLPFDEAKLWKGQRGPELKQKIQEQFRNISALMDCVGCEKCRLWGKLQVLGLGTALKILFSDDGWDHLGQTLQLQRNEVIALMNLLNRLSESVKLVHEMGPEVEMITEGQISPPTASSRLWQRMLSLFKS; from the exons ATGGTGGGATCGGAGAGTGAGAAGACCGCCAAGACTGAGGGAAGGCCATGGAGATGGGTCATAACTGGTGCTGTCATTGCTCTGATTGTTGCTTTAACTACAGCTTCGATTAATACCCCAAAGATCTCTCTATTTGGACTGCCCTGTAGCTGTCCTCAG AGGTACAGTGGGATGGTGGAGGACTGTTGTTGTGACTATGAGACAGTAGACCGTCTTAATGAAGAAGTGTTGTATCCATCTCTCCAAGATCTTGTGAAAACCCCATTTTTTCGATATTTTAAG TTTAAAGGCTATGGACCAATTGTATGGCAGGTTAAGTTGGGGTGTGACTGCCCTTTCTGGCCTGATGATGGCATGTGCTTCTTGAGGGATTGCAGTGTTTGTGAATGCCCAGAAAGTGAATTCCCCAAAGCATTTAGGACACCTTTCTATCGAGGCCTTTCATCAGATGATCTTCaatgtcaagaaggaaagccTCAGGCTGCTGTTGATCGTACCCTTGATAGTAAAGCATTTAGGGGATGGACTGAAACAGACAATCCCTGGACAAATGATGATGAGACTGACAATG CTGAGATGACATATGTGAATCTTCAATTGAACCCTGAACGATACACTGGCTACTCTGGTCCATCAGCTAGAAGGATATGGGATGCTATTTATTCTGAGAACTGCCCCAAAT ATCCATCTGAAGAGTTGTGTCAAGAGGAAAGGGTATTGTACAAGCTGATATCTGGTCTTCACTCCTCTATTTCAATTCACATAGCAGATGCTTATCTACTTGACAAGTCTAAAAACTTG TGGGGCCGCAATACTACATTGATGTATGATCGGGTTTTAAGATACCCTGATCGTGTTAGAAACCTGTACTTCACGTATCTTTTTGTTCTCCGAGCTGTTATGAAG GCTGCGGATTACTTGGAACAAGCTGAATATGACACTGGTAACCCTACTGAAGATCTCAAAGCTCATTCCTTGATGAGACAACTACTCTATAATTCAAAACTTCAAGCAGCATGCCCACTCCCATTTGATGAAGCTAAGTTGTGGAAGGGTCAACGTGGACCCGAACTGAAACAGAAGATTCAAGAACAATTCAGAAACATTAG TGCATTGATGGACTGCGTAGGCTGTGAGAAGTGCCGACTTTGGGGAAAGCTTCAGGTTCTTGGTCTGGGTACTGCTCTGAAAATCCTCTTCTCTGATGATGGATGGGATCACTTGGGGCAGACT TTACAGCTACAACGGAATGAAGTGATTGCCCTGATGAATCTCCTTAATCGACTATCAGAATCTGTCAAACTTGTCCATGAAATGGGACCTGAAGTTGAAATGATTACGGAAGGACAGATTTCTCCACCCACTGCTTCAAGTAGACTATGGCAAAGAATGCTATCGTTATTTAAATCGTAG
- the LOC110600725 gene encoding endoplasmic reticulum oxidoreductin-1 isoform X3 — MVGSESEKTAKTEGRPWRWVITGAVIALIVALTTASINTPKISLFGLPCSCPQRYSGMVEDCCCDYETVDRLNEEVLYPSLQDLVKTPFFRYFKVKLGCDCPFWPDDGMCFLRDCSVCECPESEFPKAFRTPFYRGLSSDDLQCQEGKPQAAVDRTLDSKAFRGWTETDNPWTNDDETDNAEMTYVNLQLNPERYTGYSGPSARRIWDAIYSENCPKYPSEELCQEERVLYKLISGLHSSISIHIADAYLLDKSKNLWGRNTTLMYDRVLRYPDRVRNLYFTYLFVLRAVMKAADYLEQAEYDTGNPTEDLKAHSLMRQLLYNSKLQAACPLPFDEAKLWKGQRGPELKQKIQEQFRNISALMDCVGCEKCRLWGKLQVLGLGTALKILFSDDGWDHLGQTLQLQRNEVIALMNLLNRLSESVKLVHEMGPEVEMITEGQISPPTASSRLWQRMLSLFKS; from the exons ATGGTGGGATCGGAGAGTGAGAAGACCGCCAAGACTGAGGGAAGGCCATGGAGATGGGTCATAACTGGTGCTGTCATTGCTCTGATTGTTGCTTTAACTACAGCTTCGATTAATACCCCAAAGATCTCTCTATTTGGACTGCCCTGTAGCTGTCCTCAG AGGTACAGTGGGATGGTGGAGGACTGTTGTTGTGACTATGAGACAGTAGACCGTCTTAATGAAGAAGTGTTGTATCCATCTCTCCAAGATCTTGTGAAAACCCCATTTTTTCGATATTTTAAG GTTAAGTTGGGGTGTGACTGCCCTTTCTGGCCTGATGATGGCATGTGCTTCTTGAGGGATTGCAGTGTTTGTGAATGCCCAGAAAGTGAATTCCCCAAAGCATTTAGGACACCTTTCTATCGAGGCCTTTCATCAGATGATCTTCaatgtcaagaaggaaagccTCAGGCTGCTGTTGATCGTACCCTTGATAGTAAAGCATTTAGGGGATGGACTGAAACAGACAATCCCTGGACAAATGATGATGAGACTGACAATG CTGAGATGACATATGTGAATCTTCAATTGAACCCTGAACGATACACTGGCTACTCTGGTCCATCAGCTAGAAGGATATGGGATGCTATTTATTCTGAGAACTGCCCCAAAT ATCCATCTGAAGAGTTGTGTCAAGAGGAAAGGGTATTGTACAAGCTGATATCTGGTCTTCACTCCTCTATTTCAATTCACATAGCAGATGCTTATCTACTTGACAAGTCTAAAAACTTG TGGGGCCGCAATACTACATTGATGTATGATCGGGTTTTAAGATACCCTGATCGTGTTAGAAACCTGTACTTCACGTATCTTTTTGTTCTCCGAGCTGTTATGAAG GCTGCGGATTACTTGGAACAAGCTGAATATGACACTGGTAACCCTACTGAAGATCTCAAAGCTCATTCCTTGATGAGACAACTACTCTATAATTCAAAACTTCAAGCAGCATGCCCACTCCCATTTGATGAAGCTAAGTTGTGGAAGGGTCAACGTGGACCCGAACTGAAACAGAAGATTCAAGAACAATTCAGAAACATTAG TGCATTGATGGACTGCGTAGGCTGTGAGAAGTGCCGACTTTGGGGAAAGCTTCAGGTTCTTGGTCTGGGTACTGCTCTGAAAATCCTCTTCTCTGATGATGGATGGGATCACTTGGGGCAGACT TTACAGCTACAACGGAATGAAGTGATTGCCCTGATGAATCTCCTTAATCGACTATCAGAATCTGTCAAACTTGTCCATGAAATGGGACCTGAAGTTGAAATGATTACGGAAGGACAGATTTCTCCACCCACTGCTTCAAGTAGACTATGGCAAAGAATGCTATCGTTATTTAAATCGTAG